In Apus apus isolate bApuApu2 chromosome 5, bApuApu2.pri.cur, whole genome shotgun sequence, the following are encoded in one genomic region:
- the CEP170B gene encoding centrosomal protein of 170 kDa protein B isoform X4 — MYVLEQIQHKVPEEALKHEKYTSQLQMNYKGTAMKRAEQPMEHSVYTESPQAKLEKGERKAITETNTYRTPLYGQPSWWGEDDANNKEDRRQEEHYPERSKEITQHEEELNGNISAYRDAQEQSVFAFRREPSYFEIPTKEFQQPSKSPETQVHEIPTKDVDAVVAPVVQSHASFTIEFDDGTPGKIKIKDHVTKFSLRQRRPYSKEPAHTEVMSAESKVADWLVQNDPSLMRRQSPGDDVYSTKSDLPVHVRTLKGSWSLTESCCVPSHPFPSPKKGNRHEDGTQSDSEDPVAPKAEKETTTGSERATEQTRLQRQMRRDPHEMLHNKQAFVIEFFEDTPRKKRSQSFTHSAHSSQSDTDPGLKTKVEKRKNTSPAEKLGNAVPPSHPGTQANKPNNSSSGTQRASSFKREKTEDRINSSSSSASKTSGKTYGSVGRKSKMAQDFMAEYLRETAQSGKPSTEKPAPLPMPAAPHVVISSEPESTSAPPPEVKSAQGRRNDEEDSVSETGTYTIETESQDKEVEEARKMIDQVFGVLESPEFSRISSAFRPIIKGEKDDSGSHQHLISENGTSQKSPLLQALASKAASGSQADAQMSAASQGSQKWVSRWASLADSYSDSGSVSGQGDGGVESRVAPKPGEPENAVPLRTRRLLPQLPPSDKSDSPTPTVLVCQESYSEVTKRTVVRDHCVDAYGDSSSRLFIQEDLDPDSLSDASRSDDGFSTEKGKKYKENNKMLEQMGEDTKLESRQPGASRISNVKAVSESVSASFYIGDDSNDMGIPSKLSLSVSHARADKDGKDQEFSFKSAGTPVPGKPPVKDVTAYINAAGKMVISLHQSLPQDQESMAGKETSSFVRQESFTKDKSSNGVPQNKLPHISSHPLLKDLEAVRSTRMDLGQETHLLLKDTETALAALEAKLLGQSQHLEPSETAGQLEDSLSGDSDVDTASTVSLVSGKNVPTSAPKRKAVASLQKEKSSSTPSIQDQCGQPSARDRLTEKRKTQAPEASNRAEAAKRFQMKRSAGARGSLDFTDDERSSSLPYSLVPEAVVSDHEHSVNRPAPRRKPFTQGAKEDHSKTTSNVQKIQQVLTRSNSLSTPRPTRASKLRRARLGDASDNECIDTEKTSSNPDTAAPGSKQSAETKKLSRLDILAMPRKRAGSFTVPSDSETAQSKTTGFSGRSVESYRKTGMLEVRAAARKMAAAAASAKQPFSRTRSSSVKYSSSSTSRRRPQGSDYTSTSEDEYGSNHSSPKHKRSHTSTATQTPRIRGSGLSKQRHNGRETDDDEDFDDHPDPFNFMAQTAEIAEIARLSQTLVKDVAILAREIHDVAGDGDSQSSSGTGPSTSLSSVPNTPASTISAREEVIFDNLMLNPVSQLSHTIRENTENLAEKMKILFQNSEKTWEEMEAKINSENEVPILKTSNKEISSILKELRRVQKQLEVINAIVDPTGNLDIVASNKASSAAKQSTATKVRTANTSGPTLETLSPAQMRNYTQKSNCGSSSLQDSNFIPDGEKYVI; from the exons AGACCAATACTTATCGCACCCCTCTTTATGGGCAGCCCTCCTGGTGGGGGGAAGATGATGCAAATAACAAGGAGGACAGAAGGCAAGAGGAACATTACCCAG AAAGATCAAAAGAGATAACCCAACATGAAGAGGAACTGAATGGTAATATTTCAGCTTACAGAGATGCCCAAGAACAGTCTGTGTTTGCCTTCCGGAGAGAGCCAAGTTACTTTGAGATTCCAACTAAAGAATTTCAGCAGCCATCAAAATCTCCAGAAACGCAGGTCCATGAGATCCCAACAAAGGATGTCGATGCTGTGGTAGCCCCCGTTGTACAAAGTCATGCCTCTTTCACCATTGAGTTTGATGATGGTACCCCTggtaaaataaagataaaagaCCACGTAACAAAATTTTCACTCAGACAGAGAAGACCATATAGTAAGGAACCAGCTCATACAGAAGTGATGTCAGCGGAGAGCAAAGTGGCAGACTGGCTTGTCCAGAATGACCCAAGCTTGATGAGACGACAGTCTCCAGGAGACGATGTGTACAGTACAAAGAGTGACCTGCCGGTTCATGTGAGGACACTTAAAG GTTCCTGGTCGTTGACTGAGTCGTGTTGTGTGCCTTCACACCCGTTTCCTTCTCcaaaaaaag GCAATAGGCACGAGGACGGGACGCAGAGCGACTCTGAAGACCCTGTGGCACCcaaggcagagaaggagacGACGACGGGCAGCGAACGTGCAACAGAGCAGACGAGGCTGCAGCGCCAGATGAGGCGCGATCCCCACGAGATGCTGCACAACAAGCAGGCCTTCGTCATCGAGTTCTTCGAGGACACGCCGCGGAAGAAGCGCTCACAGTCCTTCACGCACAGCGCTCACTCCTCCCAGAGCGACACCGACCCGGGGCTGAAGACCAAGGTTGAAAAGCGCAAGAACACGTCTCcagcagagaagctgggaaATGCGGTGCCACCATCCCACCCTGGGACCCAGGCAAACAAACCCAATAACAGCTCCTCTGGGACCCAAAGAGCTAGCTCCTTCAAGAGGGAGAAGACAGAGGATCGAATCAACTCTTCATCCTCTTCTGCTTCCAAAACGTCAGGCAAAACTTATGGGAGTGTTGGGAGGAAGTCTAAAATGGCTCAGGATTTTATGGCCGAGTACCTGCGAGAGACTGCTCAGTCTGGGAAGCCGAGCACTGAGAAACCGGCACCTCTGCCCATGCCGGCAGCTCCACACGTGGTTATATCATCAGAACCAGAGTCTACCTCTGCACCACCTCCCGAGGTGAAgtctgcccagggcaggaggaacGATGAGGAAGACAGCGTAAGCGAGACAGGCACATACACCATTGAGACGGAGTCACAGGATAAAGAGGTGGAAGAAGCACGAAAAATGATAGACCAG GTTTTTGGTGTTCTCGAGTCACCTGAATTTTCCAGAATCTCTTCAGCCTTTAGACCAATAATTAAAGGTGAAAAAGATGACTCTGGTTCTCATCAGCATCTAATCAGTGAAAATGGGACTAGTCAGAAGTCACCCTTGCTCCAGGCACTTGCCTCAAAAGCTGCCAGTGGGTCTCAGGCTGATGCACAG ATGTCTGCAGCATCTCAAGGGAGTCAGAAGTGGGTGTCTAGGTGGGCGAGCCTTGCAGACAGTTACTCTGACTCTGGATCTGTTTCTGGACAGGGTGATGGAGGTGTAG AAAGCAGAGTAGCTCCAAAACCTGGGGAACCAGAAAATGCTGTGCCCTTGAGAACAAGACGccttcttccccagctcccaccaAGTGATAAATCAGACAGTCCCACACCCACAGTCCTGGTCTGCCAGGAGTCCTACTCTGAGGTTACCAAAAGAACTGTTGTGAGGGACCACTGTGTGGATGCCTATGGTGATTCCAGCAGCCGCCTCTTCATCCAAGAAGACTTGGATCCAGATAGCCTCAGCGACGCCAGCAGATCTGACGATGgcttcagcacagaaaaaggcaagaaatacaaagagaaCAATAAAATGCTAGAGCAGATGGGGGAAGACACAAAACTGGAGAGCCGGCAGCCAGGAGCCTCCCGGATCTCAAATGTGAAAGCTGTGAGTGAGTCAGTTTCTGCTTCGTTCTACATTGGTGATGACAGCAATGACATGGGGATTCCCTCCAAGCTATCTCTGAGTGTGTCCCATGCTCGAGCAGACAAAGATGGCAAGGATCAGGAGTTTTCCTTCAAGTCTGCTGGCACACCAGTTCCTGGAAAGCCACCAGTCAAAGATGTTACTGCTTACATTaatgcagctggaaaaatgGTTATTTCTCTTCATCAGAGTCTTCCTCAAGATCAGGAAAGCATGGCAGGAAAGGAAACATCCTCTTTTGTTAGACAGGAAAGTTTTACCAAAGATAAATCAAGCAATGGTGTTCCTCAAAATAAACTCCCTCATATTTCAAGTCACCCGCTGCTTAAAGATTTAGAGGCTGTTCGGTCAACCCGTATGGACTTGGGTCAGGAGACTCATCTTCTCCTTAAGGACACTGAAACTGCCTTGGCAGCACTGGAAGCCAAATTACTTGGTCAAAGCCAACATCTGGAGCCCTCAGAAACTGCTGGTCAGCTGGAGGACTCCTTATCTGGGGACTCAGACGTGGACACTGCCAGCACAGTCAGCTTGGTGAGTGGCAAAAATGTCCCAACAAGCGCCCCGAAACGCAAAGCAGTTGCGAGCTTGCAGAAGGAGAAATCTTCCTCCACACCATCCATCCAGGACCAGTGTGGGCAGCCGAGCGCTCGGGACAGGCTGACAGAGAAGCGGAAAACGCAAGCACCGGAGGCATCAAACCGCGCAGAAGCTGCAAAACGCTTCCAGATGAAGCGGAGCGCTGGGGCCCGAGGGTCGCTCGACTTCACAGACGACGAGAGAAGCTCGAGCCTGCCCTACTCACTGGTGCCCGAAGCAGTTGTGTCTGACCATGAGCACTCAGTGAACAGGCCGGCTCCCAGACGGAAACCTTTTACTCAGGGTGCCAAGGAGGACCACAGCAAAACGACCTCGAATGTGCAGAAGATCCAGCAAGTTCTCACCCGCTCCAACAGTTTATCCACCCCGCGGCCCACGAGGGCCTCAAAACTACGTCGTGCCCGGCTGGGAGATGCTTCAGACAATGAGTGCATCGATACAGAGAAAACATCCTCTAACCCTGACACTGCTGCTCCAGGGTCCAAGCAGTCTGCGGAGACAAAGAAGCTCTCCCGGTTGGACATCCTTGCCATGCCAAGGAAACGGGCAGGTTCATTTACAGTGCCCAGTGACTCAGAGACAGCACAGTCAAAGACAACTGGGTTTTCGGGTCGGAGTGTGGAATCTTATAGGAAGACAGGTATGTTGGAGGTGAGAGCTGCAGCGAGGAaaatggcagctgctgctgcctctgcaaagCAACCTTTCAGCAGGACCCGTTCAAGCAGTGTCAAGTATTCCTCCTCATCCA CATCAAGGCGGAGACCACAGGGTTCAGATTACACTTCTACTTCGGAGGATGAATATGGCTCAAATCACAGCTCCCCTAAACACAAACGCTCCCATACTTCAACAGCCACACAAACCCCAAGGATACGTGGCTCTGGGCTGAGCAAGCAGAGGCACAACGGCAGAGAAACCGACGATGATGAAGATTTTGATGACCACCCTGACCCCTTCAACTTCATGGCGCAAACAGCAGAGATAGCAGAAATAGCCAG GCTCAGCCAAACCTTGGTGAAGGACGTGGCCATCCTTGCTCGAGAGATTCATGATGTTGCTGGAGATGGGGATTCACAGAGTTCATCAGGGACAGGACCAAGCAcctccctcagctctgtgcccaACACTCCTGCTTCCACCATATCAGCAAGAGAAGAG GTAATCTTTGACAATCTAATGTTGAATCCAGTGTCCCAGTTATCACATACAATCcgtgaaaatacagaaaacctagctgaaaaaatgaa gattttgtttcaaaactcAGAAAAGAcctgggaggagatggaggccaaaattaattcagaaaacgAAGTGCCAATTCTGAAAACGTCAAACAAG GAAATAAGTTCTATCCTGAAGGAGCTCAGGAGAGTTCAAAAACAGCTTGAAG TCATAAATGCTATCGTTGACCCTACTGGAAACTTGGATATAGTTGCCAGTAACAAGGCATCTTCTGCTGCTAAACAATCTACAGCCACAAAAGTCAGGACTGCTAACACTTCTGGGCCCACACTGGAGACTTTGTCCCCGGCACAGATGAGAAACTACACACAGAAATCGAACTGTGGATCTTCTAGCCTACAAGATTCCAATTTCATTCCAGATGGAGAGAAATACGTGATCTGA
- the CEP170B gene encoding centrosomal protein of 170 kDa protein B isoform X2 has product MYVLEQIQHKVPEEALKHEKYTSQLQMNYKGTAMKRAEQPMEHSVYTESPQAKLEKGERKAITETNTYRTPLYGQPSWWGEDDANNKEDRRQEEHYPERSKEITQHEEELNGNISAYRDAQEQSVFAFRREPSYFEIPTKEFQQPSKSPETQVHEIPTKDVDAVVAPVVQSHASFTIEFDDGTPGKIKIKDHVTKFSLRQRRPYSKEPAHTEVMSAESKVADWLVQNDPSLMRRQSPGDDVYSTKSDLPVHVRTLKGNRHEDGTQSDSEDPVAPKAEKETTTGSERATEQTRLQRQMRRDPHEMLHNKQAFVIEFFEDTPRKKRSQSFTHSAHSSQSDTDPGLKTKVEKRKNTSPAEKLGNAVPPSHPGTQANKPNNSSSGTQRASSFKREKTEDRINSSSSSASKTSGKTYGSVGRKSKMAQDFMAEYLRETAQSGKPSTEKPAPLPMPAAPHVVISSEPESTSAPPPEVKSAQGRRNDEEDSVSETGTYTIETESQDKEVEEARKMIDQVFGVLESPEFSRISSAFRPIIKGEKDDSGSHQHLISENGTSQKSPLLQALASKAASGSQADAQMSAASQGSQKWVSRWASLADSYSDSGSVSGQGDGGVESRVAPKPGEPENAVPLRTRRLLPQLPPSDKSDSPTPTVLVCQESYSEVTKRTVVRDHCVDAYGDSSSRLFIQEDLDPDSLSDASRSDDGFSTEKGKKYKENNKMLEQMGEDTKLESRQPGASRISNVKAVSESVSASFYIGDDSNDMGIPSKLSLSVSHARADKDGKDQEFSFKSAGTPVPGKPPVKDVTAYINAAGKMVISLHQSLPQDQESMAGKETSSFVRQESFTKDKSSNGVPQNKLPHISSHPLLKDLEAVRSTRMDLGQETHLLLKDTETALAALEAKLLGQSQHLEPSETAGQLEDSLSGDSDVDTASTVSLVSGKNVPTSAPKRKAVASLQKEKSSSTPSIQDQCGQPSARDRLTEKRKTQAPEASNRAEAAKRFQMKRSAGARGSLDFTDDERSSSLPYSLVPEAVVSDHEHSVNRPAPRRKPFTQGAKEDHSKTTSNVQKIQQVLTRSNSLSTPRPTRASKLRRARLGDASDNECIDTEKTSSNPDTAAPGSKQSAETKKLSRLDILAMPRKRAGSFTVPSDSETAQSKTTGFSGRSVESYRKTGMLEVRAAARKMAAAAASAKQPFSRTRSSSVKYSSSSTSRRRPQGSDYTSTSEDEYGSNHSSPKHKRSHTSTATQTPRIRGSGLSKQRHNGRETDDDEDFDDHPDPFNFMAQTAEIAEIARLSQTLVKDVAILAREIHDVAGDGDSQSSSGTGPSTSLSSVPNTPASTISAREEIARRSFRLAYPSQLVQHIPEASLNYQKVPPGSVELKDFDQNMNDNREEDPSRKTRTRNREEVIFDNLMLNPVSQLSHTIRENTENLAEKMKILFQNSEKTWEEMEAKINSENEVPILKTSNKEISSILKELRRVQKQLEVINAIVDPTGNLDIVASNKASSAAKQSTATKVRTANTSGPTLETLSPAQMRNYTQKSNCGSSSLQDSNFIPDGEKYVI; this is encoded by the exons AGACCAATACTTATCGCACCCCTCTTTATGGGCAGCCCTCCTGGTGGGGGGAAGATGATGCAAATAACAAGGAGGACAGAAGGCAAGAGGAACATTACCCAG AAAGATCAAAAGAGATAACCCAACATGAAGAGGAACTGAATGGTAATATTTCAGCTTACAGAGATGCCCAAGAACAGTCTGTGTTTGCCTTCCGGAGAGAGCCAAGTTACTTTGAGATTCCAACTAAAGAATTTCAGCAGCCATCAAAATCTCCAGAAACGCAGGTCCATGAGATCCCAACAAAGGATGTCGATGCTGTGGTAGCCCCCGTTGTACAAAGTCATGCCTCTTTCACCATTGAGTTTGATGATGGTACCCCTggtaaaataaagataaaagaCCACGTAACAAAATTTTCACTCAGACAGAGAAGACCATATAGTAAGGAACCAGCTCATACAGAAGTGATGTCAGCGGAGAGCAAAGTGGCAGACTGGCTTGTCCAGAATGACCCAAGCTTGATGAGACGACAGTCTCCAGGAGACGATGTGTACAGTACAAAGAGTGACCTGCCGGTTCATGTGAGGACACTTAAAG GCAATAGGCACGAGGACGGGACGCAGAGCGACTCTGAAGACCCTGTGGCACCcaaggcagagaaggagacGACGACGGGCAGCGAACGTGCAACAGAGCAGACGAGGCTGCAGCGCCAGATGAGGCGCGATCCCCACGAGATGCTGCACAACAAGCAGGCCTTCGTCATCGAGTTCTTCGAGGACACGCCGCGGAAGAAGCGCTCACAGTCCTTCACGCACAGCGCTCACTCCTCCCAGAGCGACACCGACCCGGGGCTGAAGACCAAGGTTGAAAAGCGCAAGAACACGTCTCcagcagagaagctgggaaATGCGGTGCCACCATCCCACCCTGGGACCCAGGCAAACAAACCCAATAACAGCTCCTCTGGGACCCAAAGAGCTAGCTCCTTCAAGAGGGAGAAGACAGAGGATCGAATCAACTCTTCATCCTCTTCTGCTTCCAAAACGTCAGGCAAAACTTATGGGAGTGTTGGGAGGAAGTCTAAAATGGCTCAGGATTTTATGGCCGAGTACCTGCGAGAGACTGCTCAGTCTGGGAAGCCGAGCACTGAGAAACCGGCACCTCTGCCCATGCCGGCAGCTCCACACGTGGTTATATCATCAGAACCAGAGTCTACCTCTGCACCACCTCCCGAGGTGAAgtctgcccagggcaggaggaacGATGAGGAAGACAGCGTAAGCGAGACAGGCACATACACCATTGAGACGGAGTCACAGGATAAAGAGGTGGAAGAAGCACGAAAAATGATAGACCAG GTTTTTGGTGTTCTCGAGTCACCTGAATTTTCCAGAATCTCTTCAGCCTTTAGACCAATAATTAAAGGTGAAAAAGATGACTCTGGTTCTCATCAGCATCTAATCAGTGAAAATGGGACTAGTCAGAAGTCACCCTTGCTCCAGGCACTTGCCTCAAAAGCTGCCAGTGGGTCTCAGGCTGATGCACAG ATGTCTGCAGCATCTCAAGGGAGTCAGAAGTGGGTGTCTAGGTGGGCGAGCCTTGCAGACAGTTACTCTGACTCTGGATCTGTTTCTGGACAGGGTGATGGAGGTGTAG AAAGCAGAGTAGCTCCAAAACCTGGGGAACCAGAAAATGCTGTGCCCTTGAGAACAAGACGccttcttccccagctcccaccaAGTGATAAATCAGACAGTCCCACACCCACAGTCCTGGTCTGCCAGGAGTCCTACTCTGAGGTTACCAAAAGAACTGTTGTGAGGGACCACTGTGTGGATGCCTATGGTGATTCCAGCAGCCGCCTCTTCATCCAAGAAGACTTGGATCCAGATAGCCTCAGCGACGCCAGCAGATCTGACGATGgcttcagcacagaaaaaggcaagaaatacaaagagaaCAATAAAATGCTAGAGCAGATGGGGGAAGACACAAAACTGGAGAGCCGGCAGCCAGGAGCCTCCCGGATCTCAAATGTGAAAGCTGTGAGTGAGTCAGTTTCTGCTTCGTTCTACATTGGTGATGACAGCAATGACATGGGGATTCCCTCCAAGCTATCTCTGAGTGTGTCCCATGCTCGAGCAGACAAAGATGGCAAGGATCAGGAGTTTTCCTTCAAGTCTGCTGGCACACCAGTTCCTGGAAAGCCACCAGTCAAAGATGTTACTGCTTACATTaatgcagctggaaaaatgGTTATTTCTCTTCATCAGAGTCTTCCTCAAGATCAGGAAAGCATGGCAGGAAAGGAAACATCCTCTTTTGTTAGACAGGAAAGTTTTACCAAAGATAAATCAAGCAATGGTGTTCCTCAAAATAAACTCCCTCATATTTCAAGTCACCCGCTGCTTAAAGATTTAGAGGCTGTTCGGTCAACCCGTATGGACTTGGGTCAGGAGACTCATCTTCTCCTTAAGGACACTGAAACTGCCTTGGCAGCACTGGAAGCCAAATTACTTGGTCAAAGCCAACATCTGGAGCCCTCAGAAACTGCTGGTCAGCTGGAGGACTCCTTATCTGGGGACTCAGACGTGGACACTGCCAGCACAGTCAGCTTGGTGAGTGGCAAAAATGTCCCAACAAGCGCCCCGAAACGCAAAGCAGTTGCGAGCTTGCAGAAGGAGAAATCTTCCTCCACACCATCCATCCAGGACCAGTGTGGGCAGCCGAGCGCTCGGGACAGGCTGACAGAGAAGCGGAAAACGCAAGCACCGGAGGCATCAAACCGCGCAGAAGCTGCAAAACGCTTCCAGATGAAGCGGAGCGCTGGGGCCCGAGGGTCGCTCGACTTCACAGACGACGAGAGAAGCTCGAGCCTGCCCTACTCACTGGTGCCCGAAGCAGTTGTGTCTGACCATGAGCACTCAGTGAACAGGCCGGCTCCCAGACGGAAACCTTTTACTCAGGGTGCCAAGGAGGACCACAGCAAAACGACCTCGAATGTGCAGAAGATCCAGCAAGTTCTCACCCGCTCCAACAGTTTATCCACCCCGCGGCCCACGAGGGCCTCAAAACTACGTCGTGCCCGGCTGGGAGATGCTTCAGACAATGAGTGCATCGATACAGAGAAAACATCCTCTAACCCTGACACTGCTGCTCCAGGGTCCAAGCAGTCTGCGGAGACAAAGAAGCTCTCCCGGTTGGACATCCTTGCCATGCCAAGGAAACGGGCAGGTTCATTTACAGTGCCCAGTGACTCAGAGACAGCACAGTCAAAGACAACTGGGTTTTCGGGTCGGAGTGTGGAATCTTATAGGAAGACAGGTATGTTGGAGGTGAGAGCTGCAGCGAGGAaaatggcagctgctgctgcctctgcaaagCAACCTTTCAGCAGGACCCGTTCAAGCAGTGTCAAGTATTCCTCCTCATCCA CATCAAGGCGGAGACCACAGGGTTCAGATTACACTTCTACTTCGGAGGATGAATATGGCTCAAATCACAGCTCCCCTAAACACAAACGCTCCCATACTTCAACAGCCACACAAACCCCAAGGATACGTGGCTCTGGGCTGAGCAAGCAGAGGCACAACGGCAGAGAAACCGACGATGATGAAGATTTTGATGACCACCCTGACCCCTTCAACTTCATGGCGCAAACAGCAGAGATAGCAGAAATAGCCAG GCTCAGCCAAACCTTGGTGAAGGACGTGGCCATCCTTGCTCGAGAGATTCATGATGTTGCTGGAGATGGGGATTCACAGAGTTCATCAGGGACAGGACCAAGCAcctccctcagctctgtgcccaACACTCCTGCTTCCACCATATCAGCAAGAGAAGAG ATTGCTCGTAGATCTTTTCGGCTGGCATATCCATCTCAG TTGGTGCAGCACATTCCAGAAGCAAGTCTGAACTACCAGAAAGTGCCTCCGGGATCAGTGGAACTGAAGGATTTTGACCAAAATATGAATGATAATAGAGAAGAGGATCCCTCAAGAAAAACGAGGACAAGAAACCGTGAGGAG GTAATCTTTGACAATCTAATGTTGAATCCAGTGTCCCAGTTATCACATACAATCcgtgaaaatacagaaaacctagctgaaaaaatgaa gattttgtttcaaaactcAGAAAAGAcctgggaggagatggaggccaaaattaattcagaaaacgAAGTGCCAATTCTGAAAACGTCAAACAAG GAAATAAGTTCTATCCTGAAGGAGCTCAGGAGAGTTCAAAAACAGCTTGAAG TCATAAATGCTATCGTTGACCCTACTGGAAACTTGGATATAGTTGCCAGTAACAAGGCATCTTCTGCTGCTAAACAATCTACAGCCACAAAAGTCAGGACTGCTAACACTTCTGGGCCCACACTGGAGACTTTGTCCCCGGCACAGATGAGAAACTACACACAGAAATCGAACTGTGGATCTTCTAGCCTACAAGATTCCAATTTCATTCCAGATGGAGAGAAATACGTGATCTGA